GCGTTGGCGTCGGCGATGAAGGACGACGACGAGTGGGTCCGCCGAAACGCCGCCCTGGCGCTGGCGCGGCTGGGCCCCAACGCCTCAGGCGCGATGGATGCGCTCCGCGACGGTCTCAACGACACTAACCGGTACGTGCGCTCCGAGTCGATGACGGCTCTGCGCCGCATCGGCACGTCGGAGTCGCAGGAGATCGCGTTGGACTACCTGCTCACGTCGCGCTGGTGTCCGCTGACGACGCGCGAGAGCACGTTCTAGGGCAGCGGCTGGTCGGCACATGAACTTCATCCTGCTCAACCCGGACGAGCTGCGCGCCGAGTCCATCGAGTGCTACGGACATCCGTTGGTCCAGACCCCCGGCATGGATCGTCTGGCGAGCCTCGGCACACGGTTCGACCAGTGCCATATCCAGCACACGGTCTGTACGCCGTCGCGGTGCAGTTTCATGACGGGGCTCTACGCCTCGACGCGGGGTCACCGAACGCTGTGGCACTCCCTTCGCCCGTACGAGCCGCACCTGTTCCGCTACCTCCACGAGGCGGGATACGACATAAGGTGGTACGGCAAGAACGACATGCTGGTGCACCCGGAGGTGGGGGACTGCATCACGGAGGCGCGCGGCGGCGGGCGCGTGTTCGCCGACCCTCTCCACGAGCCGGACGACCCGCGACGCTACACCTTCCTGAGCCATCCCTTCGACGGCGCGGTCGAGGAACACGGAGACGCGCGCTGCTACCGGATGGCAATGGACTTCCTGCAGTCCCGTCCCAAGGAACCATTCTGCGTGTTCCTGCCGACCGTTCTGCCGCATCCGCCGTACGGCGCGCCGGAACCGTGGCACAGCATGTACGACATCCGCGACATCCCCGCGCTGCGTCCGCCCGTCGACGGGAAGCCGGACTTCCACGACCTGATCCGCCGGTACCGCCGCCTGGATGAGCTCGACGAGGGCGTCTTCCGACAGGTGAACGCGGTCTACCTCGGCATGACGACGTTCGTCGACCGACTGATCGGCGAGCTTCTCGACACCGTCGAAGCGATGGGCTACCTCGAGAACACGGCGATCATCCTGTGGTCGGATCACGGCGACTGGGCGGGCGACTTCGGACTCGTCGAGAAGTGGCCCAGCGCGCTGGACGACACGCTGACCCGCGTTCCGCTGATCGTCGTGGCACCGGACGGGAAACGAGGGCACGTGAGCCGTCAGCCGGTGGAAGCGTTCGACGTGATGGCGACCGTTCTCGATCTCGCCGGCATCGAGCCTCGGCACACGCACTTCGCCAGGTCGCTGGTTCCCCTGACACGAGGAAGTCCCGCCGACATGACGCGCGCCGTCTTCGCCGAAGGCGGCTACGACGCGTTCGAGCCGCACTGCTTCGAGGGAAGGAGTGTCGGAGACCAGGCGGGACGCGATTCGAGCCACGTCTACTACCCGAAAGGCAGGCAGCAGCAGGATCACCCTCTGTCCGTCTGCCGAACGACGATGATCCGCATGCGAGACGTCAAGCTCATCTACCGACCCAACGGACGGAGCGAGCTCTACGACCTAACAACCGATCCGAGAGAGCTCGTCAACCGGTACGACGACCCAGCGCTCGCGCGCTTACGGCATCGACTGACCCTCGACCTGCTCGACTGGTCGATCACCCGCGCCGACACGACGCCTTTCGACGAAGACCCGCGCGGACTGCCGCGTTCCTAGACAGCCAACTCGCCAGTCAAGAGGAGAACGAGTGGTTCCGACATTCGCGCGAGCCGACCGCGACGGCATCCTGACCTTCTTCAAGGCGAACCTCTACGCCGTCATTCGCGACGGCATGGACGCCGCCGATGTGCGGGTCCTCAACGACTTCGTGGATCGGTCCCAGCAGCGGATTCCCGACGAATGGGGCGTCGGGAAACACGCCCTCCTGTCGCATGGGCAGATCCTGGTGGAGCACCCGGAGCTCGACCGGTTCGTCCAGTACCCTGGCGTCTTTGAGCTGGTTCGGTCGATCTTGGGAGACGACATCCGGTTCGCCCAGTTCGACTTCCGCGACGCGCCGCCGGAGAACAGCCGGGAAGTTGGCATGGCGTTCCACCAGGATCGACCGCAGATCACCCGACGCAATTGGGATGAGACCCATCTGTACGAATGCGCCTACGCCTGCACGATCACCTACTTGACCGACGTGCAGGAGTGCTGCCCGTGCTTCTGCGTCGTTCCGAACAGCCACCGGTACGAGACGATGGATCAGGCGCGCGCCGAGTTGCCCGGCTACTGCGAGCTACCGATCCGCGGCAAGGCGGGAACCACGATCCTCTACAATATCGCGATCTACCACACGCGGTTGGCGGGAACCTGCAACCACGGTCGGCGCACGCAGCACACCTATTTCAGCCGCGCGGCGAGCCCCGTCCTGACCAACTGGGCGCTCATTCCAGAGCGGCTGGCGTGCCACGACGACCCGGCGACGCGCGCGTTCTACAGCCAGTGGACGCCGGCAGGGACCGAGTACGCCGGAAAGCACTTCGCCAGGCGGTGAGTCAGTCGATCCCGGCTTCGAGGTCGCGGAGGAACTGGGCGTTTCGTCGCGCGATCTGCTCGCGGAGTCGGTTGGCAGGCTCCGGCTGTGCGGGCGTCACGTCGACCGAGCCCGCCAGCAGCTCCCCGAGATACTTCAGCAGCGACTCGCGCTCGATGAACCAGCGGCTCCCTCGCCTCGCTGCGCTCACCTTGCCGTCGCTCGCCCAGCGGCTGACGGTCTTTCGCGAAATCGTGCGCCCTTCGCGAGCGAACTGCTCCTGCACCAGAGACGCCGCCTCGCTGAGCGCAAGCCATACATCGCTCATGTCGTTCCCTTCTGATCGGTTCCGCGTAGTATACGAAACCGGCGGCGCGTCGTCATGTCGGTCGTTTACCGCGTTCTGCCGACGTGATACGTTGACCTGAACCGACGATCCGAGCCAGCACCCGCACTTCGAGCGGCGTCGCCCGCGCCGTGATGGATTCGACGCCGCGAAACCACCAGCGTTGTGAGGAGCCTACGATCTCACGCGAACTCGCATGGCTCTCCGTCGCCTACCTGTTCCTCTTCTGCGGCGCGTCGCACCAGCAGTTCCTGGTCGCCTACCTGAACGAGACGCTCGGATGGGGCGAGACCATCGCCCAGAGCGTTCTGGGCACCGTCTACGTCAGCTTCATGTTCTGGCGCGTCCTCGTCGGCGCGACGATTCGACGGCTCGGAGACTACCTCTCCAACGTCGTGGGTGCGGCGACCTACCCGCTCTTCGTGCTCGCCGTGTGGGTCGCCTCGTACCTGAGCGGTCCTGCCGGGGGCGTCGCCATTGCGTTCCTCGCGGCGGCGGTATGGGGGTGGGGGGCGGCGTCGATGTGGCTCACCAGCGGAGCCCAGGTGCTGGACGCCTCGCGGACATCGCGCTACGGCTTCGCCTCGGGCGTGTTCCACGCGTCGTCGAACATCGGGTTCGCCCTCGGAGTGCTGCTGTTCGACTGGCTGCTTCGGTCACAGGGCGGAACCGTCGCCGCACACCGATGGCGTCTGGGTCTGACCGCCGCCACCATGGCGCTGGGCGTCCTGTGTCTGGCCCGGCTGCCGCGCGCTGACGCACCCCGCACCGTCGGTCTGCGAACGGCGCTCCGCTACATGGCGCATCCCAGACTGCGCATCGCCGCGTTCCTGATGGCGGCATCGTCGGTCGGATTCGGACTGATGCTGAGCGTCTTCCCGGCGTTCATCCGCGAGACGTTGACGCATCCGCTGCTCAGCACGGCGGCGTTCTTCCCACTGGCGCGAGCCCTTCTGAGCCTGACGGGGAGCCCGGCTTCGGATAAGTGGGGGCGCGGCGCGGTACTATTCGTCTCGTTCGGGATCGGTGCGGCGGGGCTCGGTGCGGCGTCGGCAGTACCCGCAGCGTGGAGCGCGGCGCTCGCTGCGTTCTTGCTGGGATTGCTGGGCGGACTGGTTCCGCCGGTGGCTTCGGCACTTGTCGGCGATGTCGCAGACAGCGCCGAGCGCCCGTCGGCGTTGGGCGCGGTCTTCTTCTGGCGCGATCTTGGTGTCGTGCTCGTTTTCGTGGTAAGCATAACGCGCGCCCTCGGAGGCTTGAGCCTCGATCCACGAGGTCTCTTCGGGGCGTTCGCCGTTCTCTTTGGCGTCTGTGCCGTGCTGTCGGCAATCCTCGTGGCTCATGAGAGCCGCCGCGATACGGCAGCCCATCGTTGAGGTCTACTGTGACGGATCGTGAGACCGACCGAGTTACGACGTACGAGCCCCAGACCGTCCTTGTGACGGGTGGCGCGGGGTTCATCGGTTCCCATGTCGTCGAGCATCTACTGATGGCTGGGTGTCGGGTCGTCGGCTACGACAACTTCGATCCGTTCTACGCCCGCGAGCAGAAGCGAGCGAACGTCGCAGCCTTCGCCGGGAACCCCAACGCCGCATGGGTCGAGGGGGACATCCGGGATCGACTCCAGCTCGAGAAGACGTTCGACACGCATCGACCCGACGCCGTCGTCCACTTGGCAGCGAGAGCGGGCGTGCGTACGTCGGTCGCCCAGGCGACCCTCTACACGGACGTCAACGTGCAGGGAACGCTGAACGTGCTCGAAGCGGCTTCGAGAGGATCGGTCAAGAGCTTCGTCTTCGGCAGTTCCTCATCCGTCTACGCAGGAACCGACGTGCCGTTCCGAGAGGAATCGAGCGCCGATCACCCTTATTCGCCCTATGCCGCGACGAAACGCGCCGGAGAGTTGCTCGCGTACACGCATTCACACCTCTACGGTCTGCCCGTGACGTGTCTGCGGTTCTTCAGCGTTTACGGACCGAGGCTCCGTCCCGATCTGGCGATCTACAAGTTCGCCCACTTGATCGATACGGAGCAGGAAGTCCCGATCTACGGTGACGGTTCCGCCGAGCGCGACTGCACCTACGTCAGCGACATCGTCGAAGGCGTGGTCGCCGCCCTTCGCCGTCCTCGTCCGTACGACATCATCAACCTGGGCGACTCGCGCACCGTGACCGTGTCCCGCATCGTCGAGCTCCTGGAACAGCGCATCGGCAAGAAGGCGCGGTGCGTCCACTACGACGTGAACCCCAGCGATGCGCCGATCACGCACGCCGATATCTCCAAGGCGCGACGGTTGCTCGGATACCAGCCGCGAGTGCTGTTCGAGGAAGGGATCGAGCGCTTCGTCGATTGGTTCCGCTCGCGCCCAACTCTTTGAGCGTCGCATCGAATGACTCGCTGCCAGATGCCATGAGGAACTGCGCATGTCGATTCTCGTCGTCGGTTCCGTTGCTCTCGACTCGGTAGAAACGCCTCACGGATCCGTGGACGCGGCGTTGGGGGGTTCTGCGACCTTCTTCTCGGTCGCCGCGAGCTATTTCGCGCCCGTGAGGTTGGTGGCAGTGGTGGGAACCGATTTCGCCGAGGAACACGTCGCGTTCCTTCGCAGTCGCGGGGTCGATCTGGAGGGTCTCGAGCGGCGCGAGGGTAAGACCTTCCACTGGAAGGGACGTTACACGGGAGACATGAACGAGGCGACGACGCTTGCCACCGACCTCAACGTCTACGCCGAGTTCGACCCGAAACTCCCGGCTGCATACCGGGACTCGGATTACGTGTTCCTCGCGAATATCGCGCCGGACCTGCAATACCGCGTGCTCGA
This window of the Candidatus Poribacteria bacterium genome carries:
- a CDS encoding helix-turn-helix domain-containing protein, with the translated sequence MSDVWLALSEAASLVQEQFAREGRTISRKTVSRWASDGKVSAARRGSRWFIERESLLKYLGELLAGSVDVTPAQPEPANRLREQIARRNAQFLRDLEAGID
- a CDS encoding sulfatase; the protein is MNFILLNPDELRAESIECYGHPLVQTPGMDRLASLGTRFDQCHIQHTVCTPSRCSFMTGLYASTRGHRTLWHSLRPYEPHLFRYLHEAGYDIRWYGKNDMLVHPEVGDCITEARGGGRVFADPLHEPDDPRRYTFLSHPFDGAVEEHGDARCYRMAMDFLQSRPKEPFCVFLPTVLPHPPYGAPEPWHSMYDIRDIPALRPPVDGKPDFHDLIRRYRRLDELDEGVFRQVNAVYLGMTTFVDRLIGELLDTVEAMGYLENTAIILWSDHGDWAGDFGLVEKWPSALDDTLTRVPLIVVAPDGKRGHVSRQPVEAFDVMATVLDLAGIEPRHTHFARSLVPLTRGSPADMTRAVFAEGGYDAFEPHCFEGRSVGDQAGRDSSHVYYPKGRQQQDHPLSVCRTTMIRMRDVKLIYRPNGRSELYDLTTDPRELVNRYDDPALARLRHRLTLDLLDWSITRADTTPFDEDPRGLPRS
- a CDS encoding phytanoyl-CoA dioxygenase family protein; this encodes MVPTFARADRDGILTFFKANLYAVIRDGMDAADVRVLNDFVDRSQQRIPDEWGVGKHALLSHGQILVEHPELDRFVQYPGVFELVRSILGDDIRFAQFDFRDAPPENSREVGMAFHQDRPQITRRNWDETHLYECAYACTITYLTDVQECCPCFCVVPNSHRYETMDQARAELPGYCELPIRGKAGTTILYNIAIYHTRLAGTCNHGRRTQHTYFSRAASPVLTNWALIPERLACHDDPATRAFYSQWTPAGTEYAGKHFARR
- a CDS encoding MFS transporter, producing the protein MDSTPRNHQRCEEPTISRELAWLSVAYLFLFCGASHQQFLVAYLNETLGWGETIAQSVLGTVYVSFMFWRVLVGATIRRLGDYLSNVVGAATYPLFVLAVWVASYLSGPAGGVAIAFLAAAVWGWGAASMWLTSGAQVLDASRTSRYGFASGVFHASSNIGFALGVLLFDWLLRSQGGTVAAHRWRLGLTAATMALGVLCLARLPRADAPRTVGLRTALRYMAHPRLRIAAFLMAASSVGFGLMLSVFPAFIRETLTHPLLSTAAFFPLARALLSLTGSPASDKWGRGAVLFVSFGIGAAGLGAASAVPAAWSAALAAFLLGLLGGLVPPVASALVGDVADSAERPSALGAVFFWRDLGVVLVFVVSITRALGGLSLDPRGLFGAFAVLFGVCAVLSAILVAHESRRDTAAHR
- a CDS encoding SDR family NAD(P)-dependent oxidoreductase, which codes for MTDRETDRVTTYEPQTVLVTGGAGFIGSHVVEHLLMAGCRVVGYDNFDPFYAREQKRANVAAFAGNPNAAWVEGDIRDRLQLEKTFDTHRPDAVVHLAARAGVRTSVAQATLYTDVNVQGTLNVLEAASRGSVKSFVFGSSSSVYAGTDVPFREESSADHPYSPYAATKRAGELLAYTHSHLYGLPVTCLRFFSVYGPRLRPDLAIYKFAHLIDTEQEVPIYGDGSAERDCTYVSDIVEGVVAALRRPRPYDIINLGDSRTVTVSRIVELLEQRIGKKARCVHYDVNPSDAPITHADISKARRLLGYQPRVLFEEGIERFVDWFRSRPTL